A region of Oncorhynchus masou masou isolate Uvic2021 chromosome 29, UVic_Omas_1.1, whole genome shotgun sequence DNA encodes the following proteins:
- the LOC135519803 gene encoding neurobeachin-like protein 2 → MESPADVKELIPEFFYFPEFLQNINGFDLGSLQMTQNDVTDVLLPQWALSREDFIRKHRKALECEHVSSHLHEWIDLIFGCKQRGEEAVEALNVFYYCTYEGAVDLDAIANETERKALEGIISNFGQTPCQLLKEPHPPRMSSENASRRQARMDTLPPNLFEQLDKLRPFKEVVCDGRPLVQAVVPRNQNRSFIIQGSDVLVTVSSDGLIGTHSWLPYDKNIANYFTFTKDPTVANPKTQRFLSGLFAPGVDLSTKVLVVSNDGRLLFSGGHWDCSLRVTQLGKGKLVGRICRHIDVVTCLALDLCLVIYVVTLWQVLQQGEFSSGLSPRPVQVLCGHDQEVTCVAISTELDMAVSGSKDGTLIIHSVRRGQFLRTLRPPGESCLPSRVTELQVGMEGHIVVQTALEGHTAGKEKYSLHVYSVNGCLLSSVNLEEEVTALYLVPEYIILGTQQGNLHIRHLYSLALAVSPLPLKVAVRSVSVTRESSHILVGLQDGKLIVVGAGKPEEVRSGQFSRRLWGSTRRISQVSSGETEYNPTETSGK, encoded by the exons ATGGAGAGCCCCGCTGACGTCAAGGAGCTCATCCCGGAGTTCTTCTACTTTCCAGAGTTCCTGCAGAACATCAACG GGTTTGACCTGGGCAGTCTGCAGATGACCCAGAACGATGTGACTGATGTTCTGTTACCACAATGGGCCTTGTCTAGAGAAGACTTCATCAGGAAACACAGGAAAGCTCTG GAATGTGAGCATGTTTCCTCTCACCTCCATGAGTGGATTGACCTGATCTTTGGCTGcaagcagagaggggaggaggcggTGGAGGCTCTCAATGTCTTCTACTACTGCACCTATGAag GTGCGGTGGATCTGGACGCCATAGCCAATGAGACGGAGCGCAAGGCCCTGGAGGGCATCATCAGTAACTTTGGACAGACGCCCTGTCAACtactcaag GAGCCACACCCTCCTCGTATGTCATCAGAGAATGCATCTAGGAGGCAGGCCCGCATGGACACTCTACCCCCCAACCTGTTTGAACAGCTCGACAAACTACGCCCTTTtaaggag GTGGTGTGTGATGGGCGACCTCTGGTCCAGGCGGTGGTTCCCAGGAACCAGAACCGCTCCTTTATCATCCAGGGCTCTGACGtactg GTGACAGTGAGTTCTGACGGCCTGATTGGGACCCACAGCTGGCTGCCTTACGATAAGAACATCGCCAACTACTTCACCTTCACCAAGGACCCCACCGTGGCCAATCCCAA AACCCAGCGGTTCCTCAGTGGTCTCTTCGCCCCAGGGGTAGATCTCAGTACCAAGGTGTTGGTGGTGTCCAACGATGGCCGTCTGCTGTTCAGTGGAGGACACTGGGACTGCAGCCTCCGAGTCACCCAGCTGGGAAAGGGCAAACTGGTGGGCAGGATCTGCCGACACATCG aCGTGGTGACATGTCTGGCTCTGGACCTCTGTCTGGTGATCTACGTGGTGACAT TGTGGCAGGTTCTACAGCAG ggtGAGTTCTCCAGTGGTCTCTCTCCTCGTCCAGTGCAGGTCCTCTGTGGACACGACCAGGAGGTCACCTGTGTGGCCATCAGCACCGAGTTGGACATGGCTGTCTCTGGGTCAAAG gatggtACTCTGATAATCCACAGTGTACGCCGTGGCCAGTTCCTCCGTACCCTGCGTCCGCCCGGTGAGAGCTGCCTGCCATCCCGGGTCACTGAGTTGCAGGTGGGCATGGAGGGGCACATCGTGGTACAGACCGCCCTGGAGGGACACACTGCTGGAAAG GAGAAGTACTCCCTCCATGTTTACTCTGTGAATGGCTGTCTGCTGTCGTCTGTCAACctggaggaagaggtgacagctCTCTACCTGGTCCCAGAGTACATCATTCTGGGGACCCAGCAGGGAAACCTACACATTAGacacctgtacag tctgGCGCTGGCGGTGTCTCCCCTGCCGTTGAAGGTGGCTGTGAGGAGTGTGTCGGTGACCAGAGAGAGTAGCCACATCCTGGTGGGCCTGCAGGATGGGAAGCTCATCGTGGTGGGGGCTGGGAAACCAGAGGAG gtacgCTCAGGTCAGTTTTCCCGTCGGCTGTGGGGCTCAACACGCCGAATCTCTCAGGTTTCCTCAGGAGAGACAGAATACAACCCCACTGAGACTTCTGGGAAGTGA